From one Thermodesulfobacteriota bacterium genomic stretch:
- a CDS encoding methylenetetrahydrofolate reductase — MHLKNKFNAGEFAILAEMEPPKGVDITGMVADAQRVKGEVDAFLVPEMSNAVMRMSSLGAAMILQAKGMDTVMQLNCRDRNRIALQADLLAAFGCGITNVMAVKGEDPGFGDHHQARSVYDIDLEQLLQVISGLQQGKDMAGIDLSGSPQFLVGSTVDAGAKGKSPDLVLEEMNKKINAGTQFFITPPLFDLSAIEPFIKKVNTEKAKIIPTVLLLKSLGMARYMVRNVDNVFIPDSLIKRIQKSPDKVRECTLIAAEMVATLKKEGFSGVLLSTIGWESKLPQILERI, encoded by the coding sequence ATGCATTTAAAAAACAAATTTAACGCAGGGGAATTTGCCATCCTTGCAGAAATGGAGCCACCCAAGGGGGTAGATATCACCGGGATGGTTGCCGATGCTCAAAGGGTTAAAGGCGAAGTGGATGCTTTTTTGGTACCGGAAATGAGCAACGCTGTGATGCGGATGAGTTCCCTGGGTGCTGCCATGATTTTGCAGGCAAAAGGGATGGATACGGTCATGCAGCTCAATTGCCGGGACAGAAACAGAATTGCCCTTCAGGCCGATCTTCTTGCTGCCTTTGGCTGTGGTATTACCAATGTAATGGCAGTGAAAGGAGAAGATCCGGGATTTGGAGATCACCATCAGGCAAGATCGGTGTATGACATCGATTTGGAGCAACTGTTGCAGGTCATCAGCGGTCTTCAACAGGGGAAGGATATGGCCGGAATTGATCTTTCAGGTTCTCCGCAGTTTCTGGTCGGTTCCACGGTTGATGCAGGTGCAAAAGGGAAGTCTCCGGATTTGGTACTTGAAGAGATGAACAAGAAGATCAATGCAGGTACCCAATTTTTCATCACCCCGCCTTTATTTGATCTTTCTGCCATCGAGCCTTTCATAAAAAAGGTGAACACTGAAAAGGCAAAGATTATTCCCACCGTGCTGCTGCTTAAATCACTGGGTATGGCCCGCTATATGGTTCGTAACGTGGATAATGTTTTTATTCCCGATTCCCTGATTAAACGGATCCAAAAATCACCCGATAAAGTTCGCGAGTGTACTCTTATTGCAGCTGAAATGGTCGCCACGTTAAAAAAAGAGGGATTCAGCGGGGTTCTTCTATCCACCATCGGATGGGAAAGCAAACTTCCACAAATACTTGAAAGGATTTAA